Proteins from a genomic interval of Musa acuminata AAA Group cultivar baxijiao chromosome BXJ1-9, Cavendish_Baxijiao_AAA, whole genome shotgun sequence:
- the LOC103999137 gene encoding transcription initiation factor TFIID subunit 8, with the protein MSDGGKESESDQQSSLKKSLPSSATDEFGRAVVKIAVAQICETVGFQGSHYSAVDALTEVTVRYICDLGKSASFYAHLAGRTSCNVFDIIQSLEDLSSQAGFSGASDVHHCLVGSGVVREITHFVSTKEEVPFAQPIPRFPIPRVPKATPSFAQVNKEPPGKHIPDWLPRLPDPHTYVHTPVWNKRTTDAKTDKVEQARQRRKAERSLLSLQKRLASSEAAGFQPTGDGDVGKGKQVVGSNPFLAPPLPYKEKAVSENARLHEADAGKRLSVLETFAPVFEAAKVGSLDYSASDRKVVLRSRPTVHFKIGVDKKSIAASLSSNALDARKDSWPLRDDEKDDKKRRAEMILREAMEKPHDLAQL; encoded by the coding sequence ATGAGCGATGGTGGCAAGGAGAGTGAAAGTGATCAGCAGAGCAGCTTGAAGAAGAGTCTGCCGTCATCGGCAACTGACGAGTTCGGCCGTGCCGTTGTGAAGATTGCCGTCGCCCAGATTTGTGAGACCGTCGGGTTTCAGGGATCGCATTACTCTGCCGTCGACGCCCTCACAGAGGTCACGGTCCGGTACATATGTGATCTAGGCAAAAGTGCGAGTTTCTATGCTCATTTGGCTGGTAGAACGAGTTGCAATGTTTTTGATATCATCCAGAGCTTAGAAGATTTGAGTTCGCAAGCAGGTTTTTCTGGCGCATCTGATGTTCACCATTGCTTAGTTGGTTCAGGTGTTGTTCGAGAGATCACTCATTTTGTTAGCACAAAAGAGGAAGTCCCGTTTGCTCAGCCCATTCCTAGATTCCCTATTCCTCGTGTACCTAAGGCTACACCTAGCTTTGCTCAGGTTAACAAAGAACCACCGGGAAAGCACATACCTGATTGGCTTCCAAGGCTCCCTGATCCTCATACTTATGTCCACACGCCTGTTTGGAACAAGAGGACCACTGATGCCAAAACAGACAAGGTCGAACAAGCAAGGCAGCGGAGGAAGGCAGAAAGGTCTTTGTTAAGCTTACAGAAGCGACTTGCCTCCAGTGAAGCAGCTGGGTTTCAACCAACTGGTGATGGTGATGTTGGGAAGGGGAAGCAGGTGGTCGGTAGCAACCCATTTCTGGCCCCACCTTTACCATATAAAGAAAAAGCAGTATCTGAAAATGCTCGTCTACATGAGGCAGATGCTGGCAAAAGGTTATCGGTGCTTGAGACTTTTGCTCCTGTCTTTGAGGCTGCAAAGGTGGGTTCTCTTGACTATAGTGCTAGTGACAGGAAGGTTGTTCTTAGAAGCAGGCCTACAGTGCATTTCAAGATTGGAGTCGACAAGAAATCTATAGCTGCATCATTATCTTCTAATGCTTTGGATGCAAGAAAAGATTCGTGGCCTTTGAGGGATGACGAGAAGGATGACAAGAAGAGGAGAGCAGAAATGATACTTAGAGAAGCTATGGAGAAGCCACATGATCTTGCTCAGCTGTAA
- the LOC135593853 gene encoding protein CANDIDATE G-PROTEIN COUPLED RECEPTOR 2-like — protein MRASEELLAAMSLAGAPAESADEFTEGSSSRSALISSSWIVGCHGLPYNLALIVPSALFVVYLASKARKSFAKLTYGHSYVMMAYYALLWVVTVLNLSWCLVQAWECTTAKELSWNMLSLFTESGMLLLEVSLLAFLLQGNHAGGLEVLTRTFVVSGVIVAADTLLKAIYIFGFGVPLFADKNKTANSGRWGLWIIHKMLLTAVYGFIFFMHHSKWRERLPARPAFYKYVCAMLLLNTMSLFGCLLAGNGAGFGIWLFNLTMICYHSLYLPLLYMVFLADFFQEEDLRLENVYYSEMKDAGFFDDDWE, from the exons ATGAGAGCGTCGGAGGAACTCCTGGCCGCGATGTCCCTCGCCGGCGCGCCGGCGGAGTCTGCGGATGAATTTACGGAGGGTTCGTCGTCTCGGAGCGCACTGATCTCGTCCTCGTGGATCGTGGGTTGCCACGGGCTCCCGTACAACCTCGCGTTGATCGTCCCCTCGGCTCTCTTCGTCGTCTATCTCGCCTCGAAGGCACGGAAGAGCTTTGCGAAGCTCACATATGGCCATTCTTACGTCATGATGGCCTATTACGCTCTCCTGTGGGTCGTCACCGTTCTCAATCTCTCTTGGTGTCTCGTGCAG GCATGGGAATGTACTACTGCTAAGGAATTATCTTGGAACATGTTGTCATTGTTTACAGAATCTGGGATGTTGCTTTTGGAAGTTAGCTTGCTGGCCTTTCTACTCCAAGGAAATCATGCAGGTGGATTGGAAGTTCTAACACGTACTTTTGTTGTCTCAGGAGTAATTGTCGCTGCTGATACATTACTGAAG GCCATCTATATATTTGGTTTTGGAGTTCCATTATTCGCAGACAAGAACAAAACAGCAAATAGTGGAAGATGGGGATTGTGGATTATCCACAAGATGTTGCTTACTGCTGTCTATGGTTTCATTTTCTTCATGCACCACTCAAAGTGGAGAGAAAGGTTACCAG CAAGACCGGCATTCTACAAATACGTTTGTGCAATGTTGTTGTTAAATACAATGTCCCTATTTGGCTGTCTGCTTGCTGGAAATGGAGCTGGATTTGGGATCTG GCTGTTCAATCTGACAATGATATGCTACCACTCTCTTTATCTTCCACTTCTATACATGGTCTTCCTAGCAGATTTTTTCCAG GAAGAAGATTTGCGTTTGGAGAACGTGTACTACTCGGAAATGAAAGATGCTGGTTTCTTTGATGACGATTGGGAATAA